aagaaattatgaatgtgaagtttgtgggaaaagatttaatctgaagagtcacctcaacagacacatccttacacacactggtgaaagaaattatgaatgtgaagtttgtgggaaaagatttattcATAAGGGTCACCTCAATACACACAtctttacacacactggtgaaagaaattatggatgtgaagtttgtgggaaaagatttaatcagaagagtcacctcaacacacacatccttacacacactggtgagagaaatcatgaatgtgaagtctgtgggaaaagatttaatcagaagagtaacctcaacagacacatccttacacacactggcgaaaaaaataatgaatgtgaagtttgtgggaaaatatttaatcggaagagtaacctcaacagacacatccttacacacactggtgagagaaatcatgaatgtgaagtctgTGGAAAAAGATTCTGTTTAAAGTCATACCTGAAGAGACATAGCATAAGACACACTGGTCACAAAGGGTTCAAATGTGATGCTTGTGGAAAGCGTTTCATGACCAGAGGTGAGATTACTAAACATGTGAAGATTCACctctgaggtgttgtgttgtgctgctgtatgTGGGAGAGTAGGCAGTGCAGGGCAGCATTGACTACATTGAAGGACAGAAAATATAGCCCAAATGGGGAATCAaggcaggttgtgtgtgtgtgtgtgtgggtgtgtgtatttacctatttgtattgacctgtttgtagtctaccgggcccgggCTAAGCTGTAATAGTAGCTGTAATATctacattccttttcctttccatcatttgTTGGGGACTgtacgcctccaccacctcttcccgcaagctgttccatgtgttaatgaGATAGCCTGCcctccttgtatgtcagtaaa
This sequence is a window from Eriocheir sinensis breed Jianghai 21 unplaced genomic scaffold, ASM2467909v1 Scaffold869, whole genome shotgun sequence. Protein-coding genes within it:
- the LOC126994756 gene encoding zinc finger protein 714-like, which produces MTARSVRKASLGRVTLTKTLTPSAERNHDCAVCGKSFSKKGELKTHSLSHTAEKNHECEVCGKRFYYKCHLNTHTLTHTGERNYECEVCGKRFNLKSTLTRHILTHTGERNYECEVCGKRFNLKSHLNRHILTHTGERNYECEVCGKRFIHKGHLNTHIFTHTGERNYGCEVCGKRFNQKSHLNTHILTHTGERNHECEVCGKRFNQKSNLNRHILTHTGEKNNECEVCGKIFNRKSNLNRHILTHTGERNHECEVCGKRFCLKSYLKRHSIRHTGHKGFKCDACGKRFMTRGEITKHVKIHL